In the Enterobacter cloacae subsp. cloacae ATCC 13047 genome, CCGGGCGGGATGTGAATAAACGGTAAAAAAAGATAAACAAGCAGGTGAACAACGGAAGCAACCTGTAAACTATTCAGACAATTGTTGTCTTGACGCGGTGCAGGGCGCTAAGCAGAATCCCTGATTCGTTTTCTGACCGGAATAGTTATGCAGGCATTGCTGGAACATTTTATTACCCAGTCGGTTATGTATTCGCTTATCGCCGTTGCGCTGGTGGCGTTTCTGGAATCGCTGGCGCTGGTTGGGCTGATCCTGCCTGGTACGGTGATGATGGCGGCGTTGGGCGCGTTGATTGGCAGCGGTGAGGTCAATTTCTGGCAGGCATGGCTGGCCGGTATGATCGGCTGCTTACTGGGCGACTGGATCTCCTTCTGGCTGGGCTGGCGTTTCAAGAAGCCGCTGCACCGCTGGTCTTTCATGAAGAAGAACAAAGCGTTGCTGGATAAAACTGAGCATGCGTTGCATCAGCACAGCATGTTTACGATCCTCGTCGGACGCTTTGTCGGGCCAACGCGTCCGCTGGTGCCGATGGTCGCCGGGATGCTGGATCTGCCCGTCGCAAAATTCGTTTTGCCGAACATTATCGGCTGCGTCTTCTGGCCGCCGTTCTACTTCCTGCCGGGGATCCTGGCGGGGGCGGCAATTGATATTCCAGACGATGTGCAGAGCGGTGGCTTTAAATGGTTATTGCTGGCAACAGCGCTGCTGTTATGGCTCGCTGCATGGTTGTGCTGGCGGCTATGGCGCAGCGCGAAAGCGAATGTCGATCGTCTGACGCGCTATCTGCCTCGTTCGCGCTTGCTGTGGCTGGCGCCGCTGACGCTGGGCGTTGCCGTCGTGGCGCTGATCGCACTGATTCGCCATCCGCTGATGCCGGTGTACGGTGAGATCCTGTTGAAGGTGGTCAGCCGTTAAGGATCCCCAGCAGGTGCGACGCGCTTGCTTTGCCACTCATCAACTCTTCGGTTTCACCCTCCCACACGATACGACCCTCCGCGATCACCACCGATCGCGGGGCGATGCGTGCGGCATCTTCAATACTGTGTGACACCATCAGCATCGTCAGCTGCTGACGCTGGCAGACCTCCTGTACCAGGGCGAGCATCTCCTGGCGCAGCGCGGGATCGAGTGCAGAGAAGGGCTCATCCAGCAGCAGTATCGGCTGCTCGCGAACCAGACAGCGAGCCAGCGCCACGCGCTGACGTTGTCCGCCAGAGAGCTCTCCGGGGAGCCGGTCAATAAACGTGGTGATGCCCATCTGCCCGGCAATCTTTTCCAGCTTCTGGCGCTGCGCGTCGTTCAGTTTCAGCCCCGGATCCATACCCAGCGCGATGTTTTGCCGCACCATCAGATGGGTGAACAGGTTATTTTCCTGGAACAGCATCGAGACCGGACGCCTGGCGGGCGGGGTGTAGGTATGGTCGTTGTTTTCAATGATTATCGACCCGCTTGCCGGTTGCAGAAAACCGGCAATCAGATTGAGTAAGGTACTTTTCCCTGCCCCGCTTGGGCCAAGCACGGCAATCATCTCACCCGGGCGTACCGACAGGCTGAAACGCATAGGCAGGTGTTGGTAGAGCCAGGTGACATCAGTCAGTTTTAACATTGCGCCCCGGAAGTTTTTCGATAACGGTAAATAAGGCGAAGCACAGCAACAGCAGCAACAGCGCCGTGACGGCCCCCTCCTGACTGCGGTAGGAGCCGATCTGCTGATACAACCAGTATGGCAGCGTGCGGAAATCTTCATTGCCAAAGAGCGCCACCACACCAAAGTCACCAATGGAGAGCACACAAGCGAAGGCCAGCGCCTGAGCAAGCGGGCGTTTCAGCGCGCGCAGTTCAACCACCTTTAACCGGCGCCAGCCCTGTATACCAAGCGACTGACACAGCAAAGCGTAACGGCTGTTGACGTCGCGCATGGGGTTTTCCAGCACCTTCAGCGCATAGGGAATGGCCATCAGGGCGTTGGTAAAAATCACAATTCCGTCGGCGCTTTCCGGCAGACCAACCGTACTGTTGAACAATAAAAAGAAGCCGGTTGCCAGGACGATGCCCGGCATTGCGAGGATTAACATCCCCGTCAGCTCCAGCGCTTGTCCGGCTTTGCGCGCCTGGCGAGCATAAAGTTCGCGACTGCTCCACAGCAGCATCATGGTCAGCACGACACACAATAGCCCGGCAGCCAGTGCGATGCGCAAGGATGTCCAGGTCGCCTGCCAGAGGACGGGCTGTTGCAACACGGAGACGAGGTTAAGGTTAACGCCATCGACGATAACGGCCATCAGCGGCGGCAGAAGCAACAGCAGGGCCAGTACGATCAACATCACATCCGCGATTCGGCTGTGCAGGCTGTCCTGTGGATCGCGCCAGCCTGTAATCTGATGACTGCCCGGTGGAATGGCTTTGCTCAGACGCTGACTCAGCAGGACCAGCACAAGACAGCACAGCATCTGCACCAGAGCCAGAAGCGCAGCGCGGCCGGGGTCGTAGTCGTAACTCAGCGCCTGGTAAATCGCCAGTTCGATGGTGGTCGCCTGTGGTCCACCACCAAGAGAAAGCACGGTGGCGAAACTGGCAAAACAGAGCATGAAGATCAGCGCCGCAACCGGAGGGATTTGACGGCGCAGCCATGGCCATTCGACAAAGCGGAAGAATGACCAGCCGCGCATACCCAGCTGTGCTGCAAGCTGACGCTGCTCGCCGGGGATAGCCGCCAGCGCCTGTAAAAAAAGCCGGGTCGCCATGGGCATGTTGAAAAAGATGTGCGCCAGCAGAATACCTTTGAGTCCGTAAGGGGAGAAGGTCCACTCCAGACCAAGCAGGTTAAAGAGGGCGGCCAGCCAGCCCTGACGACCATACACGCTCAGGATCCCAAATACCGCCACCAGGACGGGCAGGATCAGCGTCATGGCACACAGTCTCAACAGCGCCTCCCTGCCGGGGAAGCGTCTGCGGTAGAGCGCCCGCGCAAGAAAAATGGCCGGGATCACCGACAGCAGGGCAGAGAGAAACGCCTGCCAGAAAGAGAACCGGATGACGTGCCAGAGATAGCTGTCGTGCCAGAGAGAGAGCAGATCACTCTCTGGCGCGTTAAACCACAATGCCAGAAAAGCACCCAGACTGACCGCCACCATCACTACAGCGGCGAGCAGTCCGGGAAATAACCAGCCGGGAATTAGCGGCTGACGGCGCGTTGCCATTCACTTACCCATGCTGCTCGCTGCGCGGCGACCTGCTGCGGCGTAAACTCCAGCGAGGTTTGCGGTTTGGTCAGTTGCTCAAAGCCCGCAGGTAGCGTCACGTTGGTCACCGGATACATCCAGTTACCCGTAGGGATCGCATTCTGGAACGCCGGGGAGACCATGAATTTCAGAAACTTCTCGGCCAGTTCCGGCTGCTTGCTGGCGGCAGTGCGGGCAGCCACTTCCACCTGCAGATAATGACCTTCAGCGAAATCAGCGGCGGCGTAGTTGTCTTTCTTCTCGGCGATAATGTGATAAGCCGGGGAGGTGGTGTAGCTCAGCACCAGGTCGCTCTCCCCTTTCAGGAACAGGCCATAGGCTTCGCTCCAGCCTTTGGTGACGGTCACGGTTTTGGCGGCCAGCTTCTGCCACGCCTCCGGCGTTTTATCACCGTATACCTTCTGCATCCACAGCAGCAGGCCCAGACCCGGTGTGCTGGTGCGCGGATCTTCATAAATCACGCGCCATTTCTGGTCGCTTTCCACCAGCTCCTTCAGGCTTTTCGGCGGGTTCTTCAGCTTGTTTTTGTCATAAACAAACGCAAAATATCCGTAATCGAACGGCACAAAGGTGTCGTTTTTCCAGCCGCCCGGCACGTTAACCGCATCTGCCGCTACGCCGCTTTTGGCGAACAGTTTCGTTTGCGAGGCCGCATCCAGCAGGTTGTTATCCAGGCCGAGTACCACGTCGGCCTTGCTGTTTTTACCTTCCATACGCAGACGGTTAAGCAGCGAGACGCCATCTTCCAGCGCCACGAATTTCAGTTCGCAGTTGCAGTCGGCTTCAAAGGCTTTTTTGACGACCGGGCCTGGGCCCCAGTCGGCAGAAAAGGAGTCGTAGGTGTAGACCGTCAGGACGGGTTTTGCGAAAGCAGGCAGCGCAAACAGCGCCAGCAGGGGAAGCACTTTTTTTAACACTTTGCACCTCAAGGTTGAGTGGCAAAGGATTTTGAGCGACAGCCTCAAATCCCTTCGCCGGCGTTATCCGGATCAGGTTCGACGGGTATTATCTCAGCGCACATCAGTGATGCAGCACCCCGTTGAGAACGGCGCTATTGTAATGATTTGGCGAATATTACGAAAGTGTTATGGCTCTGGTGGCGCAAACCAGGCGGATTTAAAATCAAACCAGCCCAGCGTATTCATCCGTAACCCCCGCATACTGCGCTGGCCCTGGATCATCAGCCAGTGGTGGATCAGCGGCACGATTGCCTGTTCGGCCAGCAGCGCCTGACACCAGGTGGCCAGGTTCATCTCACCCGCGCGCCACTGCGCCGCATCCTGCTGCCAGTCCCGATCGATACAGTGCTGGATCAGCGGGACTTCATACAGGTGTGAGAAGAGCGAGAAATCGAGCGGCAGGGTGAAGTTGGCGCTGTTCAGCCAGATATCGCTGGTCAGTTCCCCCTGGTGCCATTCGTCATAGTCCACTTCCCTGATGTCCAGCCGGACGCCTTCTGCGGCCAGCAGTCTGGTCATGATCCTGGCAATAAAACGGTGCTCCACATGCTCGCGGTAGTAGGTCAGGGTGACAGACTCCAGCCCTGCCGGTTTGTCACAGTGGGCAGGTCGGGCATGATGCCAGCGAGGAAGCAACCCGTACGCCGGAAACCAGTACGTCTGATACTGTTCTTCCGCATGGTAAATCAGATTGGAGGGAGATAAGACGTGGCTGATCCATTTGCGTACCGCCTGATTGGCCCCGCGGTGGGTGCGGCTGTCAAACAGCAGGTAGTAGCAGCCCTCCTCAAGGCGGCTTTCCACCGCCTTTTCGCCTGTTGTGGGGCCTTCAAGCGTCAGCCCGGCGCTGAGCTCTTCATTGAGATCCGGTAATACCCAGACGTTCACTTCGTCGATCAGCGCCCGGTAGCCAAAATAGTCATCAAACGCGCGAATTTTCAGCTGGTTATTGGTGTTACGCGACACGGCATAGGGCCCGGTGCCAATGGGCTGGCTGGCAAAATTGTGCAGCGATTCCCACTCTCCTGGCAAAATCATTGATGGGACATACCCCAGCAGCCAGGGGAGCCATTTATCCGGCTGAGACAGTTCAATATCCAGCGTCCAGGCGGTGGGGGAGTGAACGCGCGAGATATGCGAATAAAGCGGAAGCTTGCGGGCACGTTCCAGTGAGGCGATGACATCGCGCATTTCCAGCTCGCGGCCGTGGTGAAAGTGGATGCCGGGACGTAAGAAAAAGCGCCAGTGACGTGGGGAGAGTTGCTGCCAGTGGTGCGCAATATCAGCTTCCAGTTCCCCGTTTTCCTCATTTATTCGCGTCAGGCCGCTGAATATTTGTCGCGCCATATGGGTTTCTGAGCGGCGCAAGGCCGTGCCGGGGAGCAGATTCTTCATCGGGCGATAGTAGAGCACCCGCAGAATGTGGCGGCCCTGACGAAAACTCCGCCCAAGATGGGAGACCAGCATCTGACGCACTGCGGCTTTATCGCCAACCAGTTGCACCAGCTGATCGATTCTGTCCTGTTCCAGCAGGTCTTCCGCTCGCTGTTGCTGCAAGGCCAGCCCGGTATAGAGAAAGGTCAGGCGTGAGCGTTTGCCGCGTCCCGCTTCGGCTTCCCAGTTTAACCAGCCCTGTTGCTGCATGGTGTTAAGCAGCGTGCGCATATGACGTCGGGAGCAGTTAAGGAGTTCAGCCAGTTCGTTAAGCGTGGTCTCCTGCGATTGCCCTTCGCAGCACTGCCAGAGGCGGATGAATTGTTGTTGCAGACGACCAGAAGGCATAAAAGGGGAACTCCTGACAAAAAATCAGCAATTTATTAATCCCTATATTAAGCCAATAATGATTCCCGATGAAGTGAGGAGGTACATTATGAAGAGGTCTACCGCACGTCAGTTTTATCAGCAGTACTTTTCAGCGACAAAAGGAACGTCCTGGCTGGCCCGTCAGTGTGCTGAGCAACGGCTGAAAATGTTAGAAGAACTGATGCAGTGGGACGTTACGAAACCGACCTCTTCTCGCTAACTCGCCTCGATCATGTGTGACTGAGTATTGGTGCTTATCACCCGCCAGCAAAATGTTTTTTGCTGGCTTTTTTCGTTTATTCTTTCACCCAATTTCGATTCGCTTTCACAAGGACTTGCAGATGCTCTGGTTAATGACGATGGGGCGACGCCTGAACGGCGTGTATGCCGCTTTTATGCTGGTGGCCTTTATGATGGGCGTGGCGGGGGCGCTGCAGGCACCGACGCTGAGTCTTTTTCTCAGCCGGGAGGTGGGGGCGCAGCCGTTTTGGGTCGGCCTGTTTTATACCGTGAACGCCATCGCCGGGATCCTGGTGAGCCTGGGGCTGGCGAAACGATCCGACAGTCAGGGCGATCGCCGCAAGTTGATCCTCTTTTGTTGCGCCATGGCCGTGGGTAACGCGTTGCTGTTTGCCTTTAATCGTCACTACCTGACGCTGATCACCTGCGGCGTGCTGTTGGCCTCACTGGCGAACACAGCCATGCCGCAGCTGTTCGCGCTGGCCCGGGAATATGCCGACAACTCGGCGCGGGAAGTGGTGATGTTTAGCTCGGTGATGCGTGCGCAGCTCTCTCTTGCATGGGTCATTGGTCCGCCGTTGGCCTTTATGCTGGCGTTGAATTACGGTTTTACCGCCATGTTTTCCATCGCTGCGGGGATTTTTGCCATTAGCCTGGCACTGATTGCCTTCGTGCTGCCGTCAGTGGCGCGTGTCGAACAGACAGCGGATAAACCCATTACTCAGGTGAGCGGCTGGCAGGATAAAAACGTCCGTATGCTGTTTATCGCCTCCACGCTGATGTGGACCTGCAACACCATGTATATCATCGATATGCCGCTGTGGATCAGCAGCGATCTGGGTCTGCCGGATAAGCTCGCGGGGATCTTAATGGGGACGGCCGCCGGGCTGGAAATTCCGGCGATGATTCTGGCGGGATACTACGTCAAACATCTCGGGAAACGCCGGATGATGCTGATAGCCGTAGCGGCCGGAGTGCTTTTCTACCTGGGGCTGATTTTCTTCCATTCACGAGAGGCGTTGCTGGCGCTGCAGCTGTTTAATGCTGTGTTTATCGGGATCGTGGCCGGGATAGGGATGCTCTGGTTCCAGGATTTAATGCCCGGGCGGGCGGGGTCGGCGACCACACTCTTTACCAACAGTATCTCTACGGGGGTAATTCTGGCGGGGGTGATTCAGGGGGCGTTGTCGCAAAGCTATGGACATGGGTCGGTGTACTGGATGATTGCACTAACGTCGATTGTCACGCTGATGCTGACCTGGCGCGTAAAAGACGTCTGATTCTGGAAGGTGCCTTCACGAAATGAAACGATTTTCTGACAGAGTTTAAGAAGACACATAGAGTGCGTGGCGGGTGCTTGAGGCTGTTTGCCTCAGGCTTTCGCAAGAGGCAAACAGTGGAGAGTCCCACATCAAAAAA is a window encoding:
- a CDS encoding DedA family protein; translation: MQALLEHFITQSVMYSLIAVALVAFLESLALVGLILPGTVMMAALGALIGSGEVNFWQAWLAGMIGCLLGDWISFWLGWRFKKPLHRWSFMKKNKALLDKTEHALHQHSMFTILVGRFVGPTRPLVPMVAGMLDLPVAKFVLPNIIGCVFWPPFYFLPGILAGAAIDIPDDVQSGGFKWLLLATALLLWLAAWLCWRLWRSAKANVDRLTRYLPRSRLLWLAPLTLGVAVVALIALIRHPLMPVYGEILLKVVSR
- the thiQ gene encoding thiamine ABC transporter ATP-binding protein ThiQ, which codes for MLKLTDVTWLYQHLPMRFSLSVRPGEMIAVLGPSGAGKSTLLNLIAGFLQPASGSIIIENNDHTYTPPARRPVSMLFQENNLFTHLMVRQNIALGMDPGLKLNDAQRQKLEKIAGQMGITTFIDRLPGELSGGQRQRVALARCLVREQPILLLDEPFSALDPALRQEMLALVQEVCQRQQLTMLMVSHSIEDAARIAPRSVVIAEGRIVWEGETEELMSGKASASHLLGILNG
- the thiP gene encoding thiamine/thiamine pyrophosphate ABC transporter permease ThiP, which gives rise to MATRRQPLIPGWLFPGLLAAVVMVAVSLGAFLALWFNAPESDLLSLWHDSYLWHVIRFSFWQAFLSALLSVIPAIFLARALYRRRFPGREALLRLCAMTLILPVLVAVFGILSVYGRQGWLAALFNLLGLEWTFSPYGLKGILLAHIFFNMPMATRLFLQALAAIPGEQRQLAAQLGMRGWSFFRFVEWPWLRRQIPPVAALIFMLCFASFATVLSLGGGPQATTIELAIYQALSYDYDPGRAALLALVQMLCCLVLVLLSQRLSKAIPPGSHQITGWRDPQDSLHSRIADVMLIVLALLLLLPPLMAVIVDGVNLNLVSVLQQPVLWQATWTSLRIALAAGLLCVVLTMMLLWSSRELYARQARKAGQALELTGMLILAMPGIVLATGFFLLFNSTVGLPESADGIVIFTNALMAIPYALKVLENPMRDVNSRYALLCQSLGIQGWRRLKVVELRALKRPLAQALAFACVLSIGDFGVVALFGNEDFRTLPYWLYQQIGSYRSQEGAVTALLLLLLCFALFTVIEKLPGRNVKTD
- the thiB gene encoding thiamine ABC transporter substrate binding subunit, encoding MLKKVLPLLALFALPAFAKPVLTVYTYDSFSADWGPGPVVKKAFEADCNCELKFVALEDGVSLLNRLRMEGKNSKADVVLGLDNNLLDAASQTKLFAKSGVAADAVNVPGGWKNDTFVPFDYGYFAFVYDKNKLKNPPKSLKELVESDQKWRVIYEDPRTSTPGLGLLLWMQKVYGDKTPEAWQKLAAKTVTVTKGWSEAYGLFLKGESDLVLSYTTSPAYHIIAEKKDNYAAADFAEGHYLQVEVAARTAASKQPELAEKFLKFMVSPAFQNAIPTGNWMYPVTNVTLPAGFEQLTKPQTSLEFTPQQVAAQRAAWVSEWQRAVSR
- the sgrR gene encoding HTH-type transcriptional regulator SgrR; protein product: MPSGRLQQQFIRLWQCCEGQSQETTLNELAELLNCSRRHMRTLLNTMQQQGWLNWEAEAGRGKRSRLTFLYTGLALQQQRAEDLLEQDRIDQLVQLVGDKAAVRQMLVSHLGRSFRQGRHILRVLYYRPMKNLLPGTALRRSETHMARQIFSGLTRINEENGELEADIAHHWQQLSPRHWRFFLRPGIHFHHGRELEMRDVIASLERARKLPLYSHISRVHSPTAWTLDIELSQPDKWLPWLLGYVPSMILPGEWESLHNFASQPIGTGPYAVSRNTNNQLKIRAFDDYFGYRALIDEVNVWVLPDLNEELSAGLTLEGPTTGEKAVESRLEEGCYYLLFDSRTHRGANQAVRKWISHVLSPSNLIYHAEEQYQTYWFPAYGLLPRWHHARPAHCDKPAGLESVTLTYYREHVEHRFIARIMTRLLAAEGVRLDIREVDYDEWHQGELTSDIWLNSANFTLPLDFSLFSHLYEVPLIQHCIDRDWQQDAAQWRAGEMNLATWCQALLAEQAIVPLIHHWLMIQGQRSMRGLRMNTLGWFDFKSAWFAPPEP
- the sgrT gene encoding glucose uptake inhibitor SgrT, which encodes MKRSTARQFYQQYFSATKGTSWLARQCAEQRLKMLEELMQWDVTKPTSSR
- a CDS encoding sugar efflux transporter, translating into MLWLMTMGRRLNGVYAAFMLVAFMMGVAGALQAPTLSLFLSREVGAQPFWVGLFYTVNAIAGILVSLGLAKRSDSQGDRRKLILFCCAMAVGNALLFAFNRHYLTLITCGVLLASLANTAMPQLFALAREYADNSAREVVMFSSVMRAQLSLAWVIGPPLAFMLALNYGFTAMFSIAAGIFAISLALIAFVLPSVARVEQTADKPITQVSGWQDKNVRMLFIASTLMWTCNTMYIIDMPLWISSDLGLPDKLAGILMGTAAGLEIPAMILAGYYVKHLGKRRMMLIAVAAGVLFYLGLIFFHSREALLALQLFNAVFIGIVAGIGMLWFQDLMPGRAGSATTLFTNSISTGVILAGVIQGALSQSYGHGSVYWMIALTSIVTLMLTWRVKDV